A single window of Colletotrichum destructivum chromosome 9, complete sequence DNA harbors:
- a CDS encoding Putative ribosomal RNA adenine methyltransferase KsgA/Erm — MGKAKAPKRNAASSSGPYSRPSQKTNNVFKFNTNVGQHILKNPGVADAIVHKAGLKPTDTVLEIGPGTGNLTVRILEKSKKLIAIEFDPRMAAEVTKRVQGTPEQRKLEVMLGDAIKVEWVPFDVLISNTPYQISSPLVFKMLAMPKPPRQAILMFQLEFGQRLVAKPGDKLYGRLSVNANFWATCSNVMKVSKANFRPPPQVDSCVVRIVPKQGAERPTIAFEEFDGLLRVCFNRKNRTMRASWLGTKEVLQMLEKNYRTWAAMNNVPLDDSLVEDDEDDAMEMDDDEDVGADDNDDVEPMDDDTPEFFKELGAAAGKAPEKTKSKRKKTKVAALVRSKIEGALESTGLLEKRARSCDETDFLKLLSALNSEGIHFA; from the exons ATGGGCAAGGCCAAAGCTCCTAAACGGAacgccgcctcctcatcgGGCCCATACTCTCGACCCTCCCAGAAAACCAACAATGTGTTCAAGTTCAAC ACAAACGTTGGTCAACATATCTTGAAGAACCCCGGTGTGGCGGACGCGATTGTACAT AAAGCCGGGCTCAAGCCCACGGATACCGTTCTAGAGATTGGTCCCGGAACGGGTAACTTGACGGTTCGGATACTGGAGAAGTCAAAGAAGCTCATCGCGATCGAGTTTGACCCTCGAATGGCGGCCGAAGTCACCAAG CGTGTGCAAGGAACGCCCGAGCAGCGCAAGCTCGAGGTCATGCTCGGAGATGCTATCAAG GTTGAATGGGTTCCTTTCGATGTTCTGATCTCCAACACTCCTTACCAG ATTTCGTCGCCTCTCGTTTTCAAGATGCTCGCCATGCCCAAGCCACCGCGACAAGCGATTCTTATGTTCCAGCTGGAGTTCGGTCAGAGACTGGTTGCCAAGCCTGGAGACAAGCTCTACGGAAGATTGAGCGTCAACGCCAATTTCTGGGCTACATGCTCCAACGTG ATGAAGGTTTCCAAAGCCAACttccggccgccgccacagGTTGACTCTTGTGTTGTGCGCATCGTGCCCAAGCAAGGAGCCGAGCGTCCCACCATCGCCTTCGAAGAGTTCGACGGTCTTCTCCGCGTT TGCTTCAACCGTAAGAACAGAACGATGAGGGCAAG CTGGCTCGGTACCAAGGAAGTGCTTCAGATGCTCGAGAAG AACTACCGCACATGGGCAGCCATGAACAACGTGCCCCTGGACGATtcgctcgtcgaggacgatgaagacgacgccatggagatggacgacgacgaggacgttgGCGCAGATGAcaacgacgatgtcgagcccatggacgacgacaccCCCGAGTTCTTCAAGGAGCTtggtgccgctgccggcaaAGCGCCCGAGAAGACCAAGAGCAAGCGCAAGAAGACAAAGGTCGCCGCGCTCGTCCGGAGCAAGATTGAAGGCGCGCTCGAGAGCACCGGTCTGCTGGAGAAGCGCGCGCGCTCGTGCGACGAAACGGACTTTTTGAAGCTTCTGTCCGCCCTCAACTCTGAGGGCATCCACTTTGCTTAA